A genomic region of Thunnus albacares chromosome 4, fThuAlb1.1, whole genome shotgun sequence contains the following coding sequences:
- the rassf1 gene encoding ras association domain-containing protein 1 isoform X2 — protein MTWGSTESSTFSSQDVGKSELELYFTAYTSFFHKVSRSTDEQIDLSKQELSVGEIQQKVQEYNAQVNSSLYMVVNKDGSYTGFIKVHFQLIRPISLPPPQSLEEDQQGALMKRRTSFYLPKDTAKHLHISSQTRVREVIEALLNKFTLVDNPAKFSLFERTDRQNQVYMRKLSDDECPLYLRLCAGPSEKVLSLVLKENETGEVNWDAFSFPELCNFLRILQREEEEHVRQIVKRYALAREMMKKAMSRITTPG, from the exons ATGACTTGGGGAAGCACAGAAAGCAGCACATTCTCCAGTCAGGACGTTGGCAAATCAGAGCTGGAACTGTATTTTACTGCCTATACATCTTTCTTTCACAAGGTCAGCAGGTCAACG gaTGAACAGATCGATTTGAGTAAACAGGAGTTGAGTGTTGGTGAGATCCAACAGAAGGTTCAGGAGTATAATGCTCAGGTCAACAGCAGTCTCTACATGGTGGTT AATAAAGACGGGTCCTACACTGGTTTCATCAAGGTCCACTTTCAGTTAATTCGTCccatctccctccctcctcctcagaGCCTGGAGGAAGATCAGCAGGGCGCACTGATGAAGCGACGTACATCTTTCTACCTCCCCAAAGACACTGCAAAGCACCTGCACATAAGCTCCCAAACACGGGTACGTGAAGTCATCGAGGCATTGCTCAATAAATTTACCCTGGTGGACAACCCAGCCAAGTTTTCCCTGTTTGAACGCACTGACAGACAAAATCAAG TGTACATGCGTAAACTGTCTGACGATGAGTGTCCCCTCTACCTTCGCTTGTGTGCTGGTCCGAGTGAAAAAGTCCTGAGTCTGGTCTTGAAGGAGAATGAGACGGGGGAGGTGAAT TGGGATGCATTTAGCTTTCCTGAGTTGTGCAACTTTCTGCGGATTCTGCAGCGTGAGGAGGAAGAACATGTACGGCAGATAGTGAAGCGATACGCTCTTGCCAGAGAGATGATGAAGAAGGCCATGTCAAGGATTACTACTCCTGGTTGA